Proteins encoded within one genomic window of Bradyrhizobium sp. 186:
- a CDS encoding HAMP domain-containing sensor histidine kinase: protein MAAPGHSEHADRPPGPIGRLRARLVGVLRAVPIRWRILSIAALNSAVVVVLVGMIWNGTQVLGSAWDDVRQVRESDRILALLESETGRLQNLIHRYINQPSPDLFAEILLLREAVLGTLTNRAAKDPMLSGSVEELERTTDRFLNGFGELRGVQATIAKTYEDQVQGPAKDMAGLYSIIEGATGHRDALIWPSLGKSREAFTAMLVAANSYYLSLSQSAADEARRNTETIEKTVPVMLDLADNDLQRMALQKLASRTTALREGFARLSEQLASRTELLRNTIDASQAEAIGAIDDLSTKMRQREQKAQETFDRTLADISRRVLSIAVIFLGIILTAGVLIALSIRLPLQQIMASMRAITLGNLDREVQGTTARDEVGAMARAVEVFRENAIAKRETEDELRESKEKAESALLELNAAQQNLIDAERLAALGGLVAGVAHEVNNPIGISLTVASSFARRSEIFEAQLRGDGGLRRSQLEEFVQSSRDASQQLVANLQRAGELIQSFKQVAVDRSHAERRQFSLSEATDQIIASLRPVLKRSPITLQVDVPEGLLLDGYPGSYGQILTNLFLNAANHAFADGRAGTITISARPRGADDIEISFADDGAGMTPDVQRQAFDPFFTTRRNEGGTGLGLHIVYNLVTQQLGGRMMLESKLGQGTTFRIIMPRLAKGGAQSTESDGTSQWPNRTMSST from the coding sequence TTGGCCGCGCCTGGACACAGCGAGCACGCAGACAGGCCGCCCGGCCCGATCGGGCGGCTGCGCGCGCGTCTCGTCGGCGTGTTGCGGGCGGTGCCGATTCGCTGGCGCATCCTGTCGATCGCGGCGCTGAACTCGGCCGTGGTGGTGGTGCTGGTCGGGATGATCTGGAACGGCACGCAGGTGCTGGGCTCGGCCTGGGACGACGTCCGCCAGGTGCGCGAATCCGACCGGATCCTGGCGCTGCTCGAAAGCGAGACCGGACGGCTGCAGAACCTGATCCACCGCTACATCAACCAGCCGAGCCCGGACCTGTTCGCCGAGATCCTGCTGCTGCGCGAGGCGGTGCTGGGCACGCTGACCAACCGCGCCGCCAAGGACCCGATGCTTTCAGGCTCGGTCGAGGAGCTGGAGCGCACCACCGACCGCTTCCTCAACGGTTTCGGCGAACTGCGCGGCGTGCAGGCGACCATCGCAAAAACGTATGAGGACCAGGTGCAAGGCCCGGCCAAGGACATGGCGGGCCTGTATTCCATCATCGAAGGCGCCACCGGTCACCGCGACGCGCTGATCTGGCCATCGCTCGGCAAATCCCGCGAGGCCTTCACCGCGATGCTGGTGGCCGCGAATTCCTACTATCTGTCGCTGTCGCAGTCCGCAGCCGACGAGGCGAGGCGCAACACCGAGACGATCGAGAAGACCGTCCCGGTCATGCTCGATCTCGCCGACAACGACCTCCAGCGCATGGCGCTGCAGAAGCTCGCGAGCCGCACCACGGCGCTGCGCGAGGGCTTCGCAAGGCTCTCCGAACAGCTTGCGAGCCGCACCGAGCTGTTGCGCAACACCATCGACGCCAGCCAGGCCGAGGCGATCGGCGCCATCGACGACCTCTCGACCAAGATGCGCCAGCGCGAGCAGAAGGCGCAGGAGACGTTTGACCGCACGCTGGCGGATATTTCGCGGCGGGTGCTGTCGATCGCGGTGATCTTCCTCGGCATCATCCTCACCGCCGGCGTGCTGATCGCACTGTCGATCCGGCTGCCGCTCCAGCAGATCATGGCATCGATGCGAGCGATCACGCTCGGTAACCTCGACCGCGAGGTGCAGGGCACCACGGCGCGCGACGAGGTCGGCGCGATGGCGCGCGCGGTGGAAGTGTTCCGCGAGAACGCCATCGCCAAGCGCGAGACCGAGGACGAGCTGCGCGAGTCCAAGGAAAAGGCCGAGAGCGCTCTGCTCGAGCTCAACGCCGCGCAGCAGAACCTGATCGACGCCGAACGGCTCGCAGCGCTCGGCGGCCTCGTCGCCGGCGTCGCCCACGAGGTCAACAACCCCATCGGCATCAGCCTGACGGTCGCATCCAGTTTTGCACGGCGCAGCGAGATCTTCGAAGCTCAGCTCAGGGGCGATGGCGGCCTGCGCCGCTCGCAGCTCGAGGAGTTCGTGCAGTCCTCGCGTGATGCCTCGCAACAGCTCGTCGCCAATCTCCAGCGCGCCGGCGAGCTGATCCAGTCGTTCAAGCAGGTCGCGGTCGACCGCTCGCACGCCGAGCGGCGGCAGTTCTCATTGAGCGAAGCCACCGACCAGATCATCGCGAGCCTGCGCCCCGTGCTGAAGCGCTCGCCGATCACGCTCCAGGTCGACGTGCCCGAGGGGCTCCTGCTCGACGGCTATCCCGGCTCCTACGGCCAGATCCTGACCAACCTCTTTCTCAATGCCGCCAACCACGCATTCGCCGACGGGCGCGCCGGCACGATCACGATCTCGGCGCGGCCGCGCGGCGCCGACGATATCGAGATCAGCTTCGCCGATGACGGCGCCGGCATGACCCCTGACGTGCAGCGCCAGGCCTTTGACCCTTTCTTTACCACCCGGCGCAATGAAGGCGGCACGGGACTCGGCCTCCATATCGTCTATAACCTCGTCACCCAGCAGCTCGGCGGTCGCATGATGCTGGAATCCAAGCTGGGACAAGGCACTACTTTTCGCATTATCATGCCCCGCCTCGCCAAGGGCGGCGCGCAAAGCACAGAGAGTGACGGGACTTCTCAATGGCCGAACAGGACGATGTCCTCCACCTGA
- a CDS encoding ABC transporter substrate-binding protein, which yields MKRRDFLKSVSGLAAGAALPAMPSVISSAKADARSETLLIVSEGGPNNLDIHGVGTNVPGYEVSWNCYDRLISHEMKSGPGGVPYYDRDKFKGELAEDMKIDDMSVTFKLKKNAKFHDGTPVTAKDVKWSLDRAVSVGGFPTFQMSAGSLTKPEQFVVVDDNTVRVDFAKQDRLTIPDLAVIVPCIVNSELVKKNASEKDPWGLEFTKQQTAGSGAYKVTKWTAGTEVIMERNEDWVGGPLPKIKRVIWRMVPQAGNRRALLERGDADISYELPFKDFQEMKASGKLNVVSLPFSNGIQYIGMNVTKPPFDNVKVRQAIAYALPYQKIMDAVLFGLGNPMFGAAKDKATEVAWPQQHKYNTDMEKAKALLAEAGYANGFETTISFDLNFAGVNEPLCILVQESLAQLGIKTTINKVPGANWRTELNKKEMPLFTNVFSGWLDYPEYFFYWCYHGNNSVFNTMSYKSAEMDKLIDGARNAAATGDMATYDTDVKGFVDLAYADAPRIPLYQPFVNVAMQKNISGYQYWFHRRLDYRAMAKG from the coding sequence ATGAAGCGCCGCGATTTCCTCAAGTCCGTCTCCGGATTGGCCGCTGGCGCGGCGCTTCCGGCCATGCCGTCGGTGATCTCCTCCGCCAAGGCTGATGCGCGCTCCGAGACGCTGCTGATCGTCTCCGAGGGAGGCCCCAACAATCTCGACATCCACGGCGTCGGCACCAACGTGCCCGGCTATGAAGTGTCCTGGAATTGCTACGACCGTCTGATCAGCCACGAGATGAAGAGCGGTCCCGGCGGCGTGCCCTATTACGACCGCGACAAGTTCAAGGGCGAGCTCGCCGAGGACATGAAGATCGACGACATGTCGGTCACCTTCAAGCTGAAGAAGAACGCCAAATTCCACGACGGCACGCCTGTCACCGCCAAGGACGTCAAATGGTCGCTCGATCGCGCGGTGAGCGTCGGCGGCTTCCCGACCTTCCAGATGAGCGCGGGCTCACTCACAAAGCCCGAGCAGTTCGTCGTGGTCGACGACAACACGGTGCGGGTTGATTTCGCGAAGCAGGATCGGCTCACGATTCCTGACCTCGCTGTGATCGTGCCTTGCATCGTCAATTCCGAACTCGTGAAGAAGAACGCCAGCGAGAAAGATCCCTGGGGTCTTGAATTCACAAAGCAGCAGACCGCGGGCTCCGGCGCCTACAAGGTGACGAAGTGGACCGCCGGTACCGAAGTGATCATGGAACGCAACGAGGATTGGGTCGGTGGTCCCTTGCCGAAGATCAAGCGCGTGATCTGGCGCATGGTGCCGCAGGCCGGCAATCGTCGGGCGCTGCTGGAGCGCGGCGACGCCGACATCTCCTACGAATTGCCGTTCAAGGATTTCCAGGAGATGAAGGCGAGCGGCAAGCTCAACGTGGTGTCGCTGCCGTTTTCCAACGGCATCCAGTATATCGGCATGAACGTCACCAAGCCGCCGTTCGACAATGTGAAGGTGCGGCAGGCCATCGCCTATGCGTTGCCGTACCAGAAGATCATGGACGCGGTGCTGTTTGGCCTCGGCAATCCCATGTTCGGCGCGGCCAAGGACAAGGCCACCGAAGTCGCCTGGCCGCAGCAGCACAAGTACAACACCGACATGGAGAAAGCGAAGGCGCTGCTGGCAGAAGCGGGCTACGCCAACGGTTTCGAGACCACGATCTCGTTCGACCTCAATTTCGCCGGCGTCAACGAGCCGCTCTGCATCCTCGTGCAGGAGAGCCTCGCCCAGCTCGGCATCAAGACCACAATCAACAAGGTGCCCGGCGCCAACTGGCGCACCGAGTTGAACAAGAAGGAAATGCCGCTGTTCACCAACGTGTTCTCGGGCTGGCTCGATTACCCCGAGTACTTCTTCTACTGGTGCTATCACGGCAACAATTCCGTCTTCAACACCATGAGCTACAAGTCGGCGGAGATGGACAAGCTGATCGACGGCGCCCGCAACGCCGCCGCGACCGGCGACATGGCGACCTACGACACCGACGTGAAAGGCTTCGTCGATCTCGCTTACGCCGACGCTCCGCGCATTCCGCTGTACCAGCCCTTCGTCAACGTCGCGATGCAGAAGAACATCAGCGGTTACCAATACTGGTTCCACCGCCGCCTGGATTATCGCGCGATGGCGAAGGGGTGA
- a CDS encoding DUF4089 domain-containing protein produces the protein MAEPLDDYIDAVAKALALPVEEAWRPAIRANLEVSLRLARLVDDFALPDETEPAPVFVA, from the coding sequence ATGGCCGAACCGCTGGACGATTATATCGACGCTGTCGCGAAAGCGCTGGCGTTGCCCGTCGAGGAGGCCTGGAGGCCAGCCATTCGCGCCAATCTCGAGGTCTCGTTGCGGCTTGCCCGCTTGGTCGACGATTTCGCGCTGCCGGACGAGACCGAGCCGGCGCCCGTATTTGTTGCCTGA
- a CDS encoding ABC transporter permease → MLTMIGKRLMFAIPSLIGVVIVTFLLTRALPGDPAAYFAGPAATKEAVEQIRKKLGLDRPLIEQFFRYTNDLAHGDFGNSLTTGQPVAAEIRNRLPASAELTLLGLIVSIVIAIPLGVLAATRPGSWVDHLCRVTTTAGVSLPVFFTGLVLVYVFYFRLGWSPAPLGRLDVFYSTPPTVTGFYLIDTLIARDLEAFRSAMSQLILPATTLAIFSLAPIARMTRASMLAVLSSEFVRTARASGLSPATVIVTYAFRNAMLPVITTLSMVFSFLLGANVLVEKVFAWPGIGSYAVEALISSDFAPVQGFVLTMAVMYVLLNLVIDILYGVIDPRVRLEG, encoded by the coding sequence ATGCTGACCATGATCGGCAAGCGCCTGATGTTCGCGATCCCATCGCTGATCGGGGTCGTCATCGTGACCTTCCTGCTCACGCGCGCATTGCCCGGTGATCCCGCCGCGTACTTCGCCGGTCCCGCCGCGACGAAAGAAGCCGTCGAGCAGATCCGCAAAAAGCTCGGCCTTGACAGGCCCCTGATCGAGCAGTTCTTCCGCTACACCAACGACCTCGCGCATGGCGATTTCGGCAACTCGCTCACGACCGGCCAGCCGGTCGCGGCCGAGATCCGCAACCGTCTGCCGGCTTCGGCCGAGCTGACGCTGCTCGGCCTCATCGTCTCGATCGTGATCGCCATACCGCTCGGCGTGCTGGCGGCGACGCGGCCGGGATCATGGGTCGATCATCTCTGTCGGGTGACGACGACGGCCGGCGTATCGTTGCCGGTGTTTTTCACCGGCCTCGTGCTGGTCTATGTCTTCTATTTCCGGCTCGGCTGGTCGCCGGCGCCGCTCGGGCGGCTCGACGTGTTCTACAGCACCCCGCCGACGGTGACCGGCTTCTACCTGATCGACACCCTGATCGCGCGCGACCTCGAGGCGTTCCGCTCGGCGATGAGCCAGCTCATCCTGCCGGCAACCACGCTTGCGATCTTCTCGCTGGCGCCGATCGCGCGCATGACCCGCGCCTCGATGCTGGCGGTGCTGTCGTCGGAGTTCGTGCGCACCGCGCGCGCCAGCGGCCTGTCGCCGGCAACCGTCATCGTCACCTACGCATTCCGCAACGCGATGCTCCCCGTCATCACCACGCTGAGCATGGTGTTCTCGTTCCTGCTCGGCGCCAACGTGCTGGTGGAGAAGGTGTTCGCGTGGCCCGGCATCGGCTCCTACGCGGTGGAAGCGCTGATCTCGTCGGACTTCGCGCCGGTGCAGGGTTTCGTGCTGACCATGGCGGTGATGTACGTGCTACTGAATCTGGTGATCGACATTCTCTATGGCGTGATCGATCCACGCGTCAGGCTTGAGGGTTAG
- a CDS encoding ABC transporter ATP-binding protein, which yields MTAQPLLDVQDLTVEFTTRRGIVKAVQHVNISVAKGETLAIVGESGSGKSVTSYAVMRILDRAGRIAEGSVMFSGIDVKAATEDQMRDLRGREVSMIFQNPRAALNPIRKVGDQIEDVLRTHVQQAMVSDRGEKAIEALEQVKIARPRERYHAYPFELSGGMCQRVVIALALACNPQLLIADEPTTGLDVTTQKAVMDLIVELTKRKAMSTILITHDLGLAAAYCDRVVVMEKGRVVETAKAADIFANPQHPYTKKLMRATPRLGVSLRDLLPEDEAGPSTASSSGPAESLALPASGKQPLLLIEKLVKEYPRQGATATLGKLFGRKPPVEPDAFRAVDGISLSIGHGESVGLVGESGCGKSTTSMMVMRLLDQTSGLIQFDGEDIGGIAPAAFARLPQRSRIQMVFQDPTDSLNPRFTAARAIADPIMQLGDIRGRDALRARCEELATMVGLPLNLLDRFPHQLSGGQKARVGIARAIALHPKLVILDEPTAALDVSVQAVVLNLLQDLKARLGMSYLFVSHDLNVVRLLCDRVIVMRTGRIVEEGSSEKVLSDPQDDYTKELLTAIPHPPLPVH from the coding sequence ATGACCGCCCAGCCCCTGCTCGATGTCCAGGATCTCACGGTCGAATTCACCACCCGCCGCGGCATCGTCAAGGCGGTGCAGCACGTCAACATCTCCGTCGCCAAGGGCGAGACGCTCGCCATCGTCGGCGAGTCCGGCTCGGGCAAGTCGGTGACCTCCTACGCGGTGATGCGGATTCTCGACCGCGCCGGCAGGATCGCCGAGGGCTCCGTGATGTTTTCCGGCATCGACGTCAAGGCCGCGACCGAAGACCAGATGCGCGATTTGCGCGGCCGCGAAGTCTCGATGATCTTTCAGAACCCGCGCGCCGCGCTCAACCCGATCCGGAAAGTGGGCGACCAGATCGAGGACGTGCTGCGCACCCATGTGCAGCAGGCCATGGTTTCGGACCGCGGAGAAAAGGCGATCGAGGCGCTGGAGCAGGTCAAGATCGCCCGCCCGCGCGAGCGCTACCACGCCTACCCGTTCGAGCTGTCCGGCGGCATGTGCCAGCGCGTCGTCATCGCGCTCGCGCTCGCCTGCAATCCGCAACTGCTGATCGCGGACGAGCCGACCACCGGCCTCGACGTCACCACGCAGAAGGCGGTGATGGACCTGATCGTCGAGCTGACCAAGCGCAAGGCGATGTCGACCATCCTGATCACGCATGATCTCGGACTTGCAGCAGCCTATTGCGATCGCGTCGTGGTGATGGAGAAGGGCCGGGTGGTCGAGACCGCGAAAGCCGCCGACATCTTCGCCAACCCGCAGCACCCCTATACGAAAAAGCTGATGCGCGCGACGCCGCGGCTCGGCGTGTCGCTGCGGGATCTGTTGCCGGAGGACGAGGCGGGTCCATCGACGGCGTCGAGCAGCGGCCCCGCGGAGAGCCTCGCTCTCCCCGCAAGCGGGAAGCAGCCTCTGCTCCTCATCGAAAAGCTGGTCAAGGAATATCCCCGCCAGGGCGCGACCGCGACGCTCGGCAAATTGTTCGGCCGCAAACCGCCGGTCGAGCCGGATGCATTCCGCGCCGTCGACGGCATCAGCCTCTCGATCGGCCATGGCGAAAGCGTCGGCCTGGTCGGCGAATCCGGCTGCGGCAAATCGACCACCTCGATGATGGTGATGCGGCTCCTGGATCAGACCTCCGGTCTCATCCAGTTCGATGGCGAGGATATCGGCGGCATCGCGCCGGCCGCGTTCGCCCGGCTGCCGCAGCGCAGCCGCATCCAGATGGTGTTCCAGGACCCGACCGACAGCCTCAACCCGCGCTTCACCGCCGCGCGCGCCATCGCCGACCCGATCATGCAGCTCGGCGACATCAGGGGGCGCGACGCGCTCCGCGCACGCTGCGAGGAGCTGGCGACCATGGTCGGGCTGCCGCTCAACCTGCTGGATCGCTTCCCGCATCAATTGTCCGGTGGCCAGAAGGCCCGCGTCGGCATCGCCCGCGCGATTGCCCTGCATCCGAAACTCGTCATCCTGGATGAACCGACGGCCGCGCTGGACGTCTCGGTCCAGGCCGTGGTCCTGAACCTGCTTCAGGACCTCAAGGCGCGGCTAGGTATGAGTTATCTGTTCGTCTCGCATGATTTGAACGTAGTGCGCTTGTTGTGCGATCGTGTCATTGTGATGCGGACGGGTCGAATCGTCGAAGAAGGGTCTTCCGAGAAGGTCCTCAGCGATCCGCAGGACGACTACACCAAGGAGCTGTTGACGGCGATCCCGCATCCGCCGTTGCCGGTGCACTGA
- a CDS encoding aminoglycoside 3'-phosphotransferase/choline kinase family protein translates to MRNVPTRELPAFADAESFRAWRSDPARWLPIAIDIARSHGLDGGSPHAFATGTNLVVGLNDGLILKIFPPLLRAQFVSERGSLRQLAGRLHLPIPEIVAEGERDGWPYLVITRLAGTLGSEVWPQLAEDQKERLLRQIGETIAAVQCAPLGPLASIEPRWDEFMRGQMAGCRARHARLGLAPKFLAGLDDLLRDAAELIPVNAPPVILVGEYIPQNFLLACRDRDWSLAGLFDFGDVLTGWRDYDLLGPSAFMAAGRPGRVRSLLEGFGYSRPDYALKRRLMALMLLHRASDLNSHICIEGWQDKANDLVELQELIWPGRAA, encoded by the coding sequence ATGAGGAACGTTCCAACGCGAGAACTACCGGCTTTCGCCGACGCGGAGAGCTTTCGTGCCTGGCGCTCCGATCCGGCGCGATGGCTGCCGATTGCAATCGACATCGCCCGCAGCCATGGTCTCGACGGCGGCTCGCCGCATGCGTTTGCGACCGGCACCAATCTCGTCGTCGGCCTCAATGACGGGCTGATCCTGAAAATCTTCCCGCCGCTGTTGCGCGCGCAGTTCGTCTCCGAGCGCGGCTCGCTGAGGCAGCTTGCAGGCCGCCTTCATCTGCCGATTCCCGAGATCGTCGCGGAAGGCGAGCGCGACGGCTGGCCTTATCTGGTCATCACGCGCCTTGCCGGTACGCTCGGCTCGGAGGTTTGGCCGCAGCTCGCGGAAGACCAGAAAGAGCGTCTGCTGCGCCAGATCGGCGAGACCATCGCGGCTGTGCAGTGTGCGCCCCTCGGTCCGCTCGCGAGCATCGAGCCGCGCTGGGACGAATTCATGCGCGGGCAGATGGCGGGTTGCCGCGCGCGCCACGCCCGCCTCGGTCTTGCGCCGAAATTTCTCGCCGGCCTCGACGATCTCCTGCGCGACGCGGCCGAGCTCATCCCTGTGAATGCGCCGCCGGTGATTCTGGTCGGCGAGTACATCCCCCAGAATTTTCTGCTCGCCTGCCGTGACCGCGACTGGTCGCTCGCCGGCCTGTTCGACTTCGGCGACGTGCTGACGGGGTGGCGCGATTACGACCTGCTCGGTCCGAGCGCCTTCATGGCGGCGGGCCGTCCGGGCCGCGTGCGCAGCCTGCTCGAAGGTTTTGGCTATTCCAGGCCGGACTACGCGCTGAAGCGCCGGCTGATGGCCCTGATGCTGCTGCATCGCGCCAGCGACCTCAACAGCCACATCTGCATCGAGGGCTGGCAGGACAAGGCGAACGATCTCGTCGAGCTTCAGGAGTTGATCTGGCCGGGGCGAGCGGCCTGA
- the ugpB gene encoding sn-glycerol-3-phosphate ABC transporter substrate-binding protein UgpB, whose protein sequence is MTSALRLLQVVAASAALALGCQARAATDIMLWHAMSGELGRQLEKLTSDFNASQSDYRIVPSYKGNYTETVTAAIFAFRSRSQPAIVQVNEVATATMTAAKGAIYPVFSMMRDMNEPFSLNDYLPAVSGYYTDAAGNLLSFPFNSSTPILYYNKTMFRDAGLDPEKPPKTWPELGAAAKRLRDRGAACGFTTSWPSWIHVENLSAFHNLPLATRANGFAALDAELTINNPVVVHHVAQLGEWQKSKLFDYSGRGQSAEPRFQNGECGIFIGSSATRADIKANSKFEIGYGMMPYWPDVKDAPQNSIIGGATLWVLRDRPREEYKGVARFFAYLSQPGVQAAWHQNTGYLPITRAAFELTRAQGFYERNPGSAISFEEVTLHPPTENSKGIRLGSFVLIRGAIEDELEQAFSGKKAAQAALDSAVERGNKLLRQFERASPDR, encoded by the coding sequence GTGACTTCAGCCTTGCGCCTTTTGCAGGTCGTTGCCGCTTCCGCGGCCCTCGCATTGGGCTGTCAGGCCCGCGCCGCCACCGACATCATGCTGTGGCACGCCATGTCGGGGGAGCTTGGCCGGCAGTTGGAGAAGCTGACCTCCGACTTCAACGCCTCGCAATCCGATTACCGGATCGTGCCGAGCTACAAGGGCAACTACACCGAGACGGTGACGGCAGCGATCTTCGCCTTCCGTTCGCGCAGCCAGCCCGCGATCGTCCAGGTCAACGAGGTCGCCACTGCCACGATGACGGCGGCCAAGGGCGCGATCTATCCCGTGTTCAGCATGATGCGGGATATGAACGAGCCGTTCTCGCTCAATGATTACCTTCCCGCGGTTTCCGGCTACTACACCGATGCGGCCGGCAATCTGCTGTCCTTCCCGTTCAACTCGTCGACGCCGATCCTCTATTACAACAAGACCATGTTCCGCGATGCGGGCCTCGATCCGGAGAAACCGCCGAAGACCTGGCCCGAGCTTGGCGCCGCCGCAAAACGCCTGCGCGACCGCGGCGCCGCGTGCGGCTTCACCACGTCCTGGCCGTCCTGGATCCATGTCGAAAATCTCTCCGCTTTCCACAATCTGCCGCTCGCGACCCGCGCCAACGGCTTTGCCGCGCTCGATGCGGAGTTGACCATCAACAACCCTGTCGTCGTGCATCACGTCGCCCAGCTTGGCGAGTGGCAGAAGAGCAAGCTGTTCGACTATAGCGGTCGCGGGCAAAGCGCCGAGCCGCGCTTCCAGAACGGCGAATGCGGCATCTTCATCGGCTCCTCGGCGACGCGCGCCGACATCAAGGCGAATTCCAAGTTCGAGATCGGCTACGGCATGATGCCGTATTGGCCCGACGTGAAGGACGCGCCGCAGAACTCGATCATCGGCGGCGCCACGCTGTGGGTGCTGCGCGACCGGCCGCGCGAGGAATACAAGGGCGTGGCGCGGTTCTTCGCCTATCTGTCGCAACCCGGCGTGCAGGCGGCCTGGCATCAGAACACCGGCTACCTGCCGATCACCCGCGCCGCGTTCGAGCTGACGCGCGCGCAGGGCTTTTACGAACGCAACCCGGGCTCGGCGATCTCGTTCGAGGAGGTCACGCTGCATCCGCCGACGGAGAACTCCAAGGGCATCCGGCTCGGCTCGTTCGTGCTGATCCGCGGCGCGATCGAGGACGAGCTGGAGCAGGCCTTTTCCGGCAAGAAGGCGGCGCAGGCCGCGCTCGATTCCGCGGTCGAACGCGGCAACAAGCTGCTGCGCCAGTTCGAGCGCGCCAGCCCGGATCGGTAG
- a CDS encoding ABC transporter permease, translating to MSSVAPAVEPVGPARTSGLVAILEQTRYVLGENKVTGFAFALLIVILVAAIFGPYVVPYDPLASDTAASLKPPSAAHWFGTDQLGRDIFSRVVVATRLDTFIAVASVVLVFLMGGLAGIAAGYFGGWTDRIVGRIADTIMAFPLFVLAMGIVAALGNTVQNIILATAIVNFPLYARVARAEANVRRNAGFVQAARLSGNGEFRILLVHILPNIMPIMIVQMSLTMGYAILNAAGLSFIGLGVRPPTAEWGIMVAEGAGFMVSGEWWIALFPGLALMIAVFCFNLLGDGLRDIVDPQRRT from the coding sequence ATGAGCTCCGTTGCACCTGCTGTTGAACCGGTCGGTCCCGCGCGCACGTCGGGACTGGTCGCGATCCTCGAACAGACCCGCTACGTTCTCGGCGAGAACAAGGTTACGGGTTTCGCCTTTGCGCTCCTCATCGTGATCCTCGTTGCCGCGATCTTCGGTCCCTATGTGGTGCCGTACGATCCGCTGGCGTCCGACACCGCGGCTTCGCTGAAGCCGCCCTCGGCCGCGCACTGGTTCGGCACGGATCAGTTGGGCCGCGACATCTTCAGCCGCGTCGTGGTGGCGACGCGGCTCGATACGTTCATCGCGGTCGCTTCCGTCGTGCTGGTGTTCCTGATGGGCGGGCTCGCCGGCATTGCCGCCGGCTATTTCGGCGGCTGGACCGATCGCATCGTCGGCCGCATCGCCGACACCATCATGGCCTTCCCGCTGTTCGTGCTGGCGATGGGCATCGTCGCAGCGCTCGGCAACACCGTGCAGAACATCATCCTGGCCACGGCCATCGTCAACTTCCCGCTCTATGCCCGCGTCGCGCGCGCCGAGGCCAACGTCCGCCGCAACGCGGGCTTCGTGCAGGCGGCGCGGCTGTCCGGCAACGGCGAATTCCGCATTCTGCTGGTGCACATCCTGCCCAACATCATGCCGATCATGATCGTGCAGATGTCGCTGACCATGGGCTACGCCATCCTCAACGCCGCCGGCCTCTCCTTCATCGGCCTCGGCGTCCGCCCGCCGACCGCCGAGTGGGGCATCATGGTCGCCGAGGGCGCCGGCTTCATGGTGTCAGGGGAATGGTGGATCGCGCTGTTCCCGGGCCTCGCTTTGATGATCGCGGTGTTCTGCTTCAACCTCCTCGGCGACGGCCTGCGCGACATCGTCGACCCGCAGCGGAGGACGTGA